Part of the Actinomyces howellii genome, TTCGTGGGCCAGGTGGTCAGCTCCCAGCCGTGGATCTCGGCGTCGACGGTCTCCATGGACAGGTTGGCGCCCTTGACCACGCGCACCTTGATGCGCGCGCCTCCGGCCTCGACGCGGGCGGCCGCCCACTGCTGGAGGCGCTCCATGGCCGCCAGGGAGTCCGGCAGGTAGGCCTGCAGGACGATGCCCGCCTCGTAGCCGCGCAGCTCGGGCTGGTCGAGCACCGCGGTGAACACCGCGATGGTGAGGTCGAGGTCCTTGTAGTCCTCCATGTCGAGGTTGAGGAAGGTCCCGTGATCGCGGGCCAGGAGGTACAGGGGCGTGAGCGCCTCGACGCCGTGGGCGACGACCTCCTCAAAGCCCCAGGGGTTGTGCGGGCCGGTGACGGCCGAGACCTTGACCGACACGTAGTCGACGTCGGGGCGGGACACGAGCCGGGAGACCTCGGCCAGACGTCGGGCCGCCTCGCCCTCACCCAGGACGGCCTCGCCCAGGAGGTTGACGTTGAGCCGGTTCCCGCCCGTGCGCAACCGGGCCAGGGCGGGGCCGAGCCCCCGGTCGGTCGCGTCGACCACGAGGTCGCCGACGATCTCGCGGAAGGTGCGCCGCGCGGCCCTGACGACGGCGCGCGGCGCCAGGCGCCCGGCAGCCCCTCCCAGACCCATGGCCGCGGTCAGCGCCGGGGGCAGGAAGTCCTTGCGGCCCGCGGCCAGGCGCGTCAGGGCCCTGGCCGCGACGTCGAGGTCGGTGGGCCGGATGACGTCGTCGACGAAACGGGTCGTGAAGGCCAGGCCCTCGGGGTCGGCCAGGATCGTCGCGAGCAGCCTGGCGGTGCGCGGTGTCGGCTCGTCCACCGAGGCGTCCGCCCAGGCCCGGGCACGGTCCACCGCGCGGGAGCCGAGCTCCCACAGGTCGTCGGGGCAGGTGCGGGTGCCGGCGTCGGTGGCGGCTGGGGGTGGCGTCATTGCGGTGTCCTTCGCTGGTCGGTCCGGTACGTCGGGTACCAGTGTCGCGCACACCGGTCCCCCGCGTCGCATGACCGGACGACGTCCTCCACCTGGGGCGTCCTGTCACACGAGCATCGGGAACAGGCCCCAGTAGGACAGGGCGACGAGCAGGATGACCGCCCCGGTCAGCGCTGAGCCCAGGACGACCCGGCCCGTGGCGGTCAGCCGGAGAGCGGCTGGCCGGGACGGGGCGGTTCGCATGGTCGCCGCCCGTTGGACGACCTTGACCAGGAGCACGACGGAGCCCAGCGCGGTGGCCTGGGCCAGGAGCCATCCCCCGTAGGACAGCCAGTGGTTGGTCCGATAGCTCATGGCCAGGATGACCACGGCCCAGATGTAGGCGAGGTAGAGCACCCAGGCCGCCACGACGCTCAGGCACAGGGAGGCCGTCCACCGCCCCAGGGGGTCGGGCAGGTGCAGGCCCCGCCGGCCGCGCAGGCGCGGCCCCTGGCCGACCAGCCAGACGAGGCAGGCCAGGAGCACCAGGCCCAGGCCCAGGCCCAGAGCGGCCAGCATGAGGTCACCCGAGGCGTACCACCGGGTCGGCCCGGGGGCGCGCGCCCAGTAGTCCTGGACGGGAGTCGCCCCCGCCACGTGGGGCAGGGCGTGGGCGGTGGTGGGCAGGCCGTCGACCCAGCGGGCCAGGTCGCGGGCCACGCCGGGCGCCAGGGGGCCGTCGGTGCTCGCGCCCAGCTTGAGGCCGTGGTTGGCGTCCTCGTAGTAGCGCACGGTCAGCGCCGTGTTGCCGTTGACCGCCAGGGACCTGCGGATGGTCAACGGCCCCTGGACCAGGGGCATCGAGTCGTCGGCCGTGCCGTAGACCATGAGCACCGGCGCGGTGATCCGCTCCTCGTAGGGGCGGGCGTCGAAGTCCGCGTAGTCGAAGCCGCCCCCCGGCATGTCCTGGCTGCCCAGGACACGGGCGATGATGGTGAGCAGCGGGGCGGGCACCCCGACGCGCTCGAGGTAGGACCCGGCGGCGAAGGTCGCCTGCTGGCGCAGCTCGACCACGGGCGCCGAGGCCAGGACGAGGAAGGCGATCCGCTGGTCGCGGGCTGCCAGGACCACGCCCGGGTAGCCGCCCTCGGACTCGGCGTACAGGCCGACGCGCTCGGGGTCGACGCCCTCGAGGGAGCGCAGGTAGTCGACCGAGCGCTGGTAGTCCCGCGCCATGGCCGGATAGTCCCGGGCGGTCGTGGAGTAGTCCTCCATGGGCTTGGCCGGCACGATCGTCGTGATCCCCGCCGAGGCCAGGGCGGTGGCCTGCTCGGTGAAGCCCTCGATGTTCTGGGTGCCCGCCCCGTGGAGGAAGACGACCCCCGGGGTGGGGGCGCGCACCCCCACCGGTCGCCGCAGGAGCGCCTGCACCTGGCTGCCGTCGGCCTGGGTGACAGTGACGGTGGAGGTGTCGACCTCGTAGGAGCCCACCGCGGTGGTGAGCACCTGCCCGCCGATGCGCGTGTCAGAGGTGACGGGGGTCATGTCCGTGGTGAGCGGCTCGGGGGTCCAGCGCGGTCCGGCCAGGGTCCCCACGAGGCTGAGCGCCAGGACGGACACGACGACCGAGCCGACGGTGCGGTGGTCCCGGGAGACGGCCAGGACGAGGGCGCCCAGGACGACGGTGGCGAGGATCTCGCTGATCTCGGTGCCCCCGGCGCCCAGGAGAGCCAGGACCCCGGCGAGCACGACCAGGCCAGCGACGATGAGCAGGCTCCGCCTGCGGTCGGCGACCCACATCCTGCGCAGGAGCCGCCAGGAGCGCCGGGGGAAGTCGCGCAGCCACCGCCCGCCCGAGCGCAGCTCGGCTGCGCTCGGGCGGGCCGGTTGGGCCCTGGGCCTGGGGCGACG contains:
- a CDS encoding alpha/beta hydrolase family protein, which gives rise to MRRRPRPRAQPARPSAAELRSGGRWLRDFPRRSWRLLRRMWVADRRRSLLIVAGLVVLAGVLALLGAGGTEISEILATVVLGALVLAVSRDHRTVGSVVVSVLALSLVGTLAGPRWTPEPLTTDMTPVTSDTRIGGQVLTTAVGSYEVDTSTVTVTQADGSQVQALLRRPVGVRAPTPGVVFLHGAGTQNIEGFTEQATALASAGITTIVPAKPMEDYSTTARDYPAMARDYQRSVDYLRSLEGVDPERVGLYAESEGGYPGVVLAARDQRIAFLVLASAPVVELRQQATFAAGSYLERVGVPAPLLTIIARVLGSQDMPGGGFDYADFDARPYEERITAPVLMVYGTADDSMPLVQGPLTIRRSLAVNGNTALTVRYYEDANHGLKLGASTDGPLAPGVARDLARWVDGLPTTAHALPHVAGATPVQDYWARAPGPTRWYASGDLMLAALGLGLGLVLLACLVWLVGQGPRLRGRRGLHLPDPLGRWTASLCLSVVAAWVLYLAYIWAVVILAMSYRTNHWLSYGGWLLAQATALGSVVLLVKVVQRAATMRTAPSRPAALRLTATGRVVLGSALTGAVILLVALSYWGLFPMLV